From the genome of Mixophyes fleayi isolate aMixFle1 chromosome 2, aMixFle1.hap1, whole genome shotgun sequence, one region includes:
- the LOC142140570 gene encoding uridylate-specific endoribonuclease D-like: protein MKDIFVLLWLLPCVIYGAHLPEPRQGRAATVDEVANLAEQLYAADVNKAVSSDINLNLQYKASSAQTSSGTDFSSQNLFSYVNEAKLFARPTFARFIALLDNYIKTTGTVESVPAAEITEQNAFIDEIFKTSVLSILSNFLVSTGYYTSSASFKADLKEMWFGLYTRTKGPLDSSGFEHIFHGEIHSGKISGFHSWVQFYLQEKAGQINYLSYSADGAWTSYPDVYGFQFKWNTYLKTLGSMFIGSSPEFEIAVLSLCYITRPDSLCTVRIGGQTLKIQTYTWANSTYGSGKRYVASGYPVV from the exons ATGAAGGATATCTTTGTTCTCCTATGGCTTCTGCCATGTGTGATCTATGGAGCTCACCTGCCGGAACCAA GACAAGGACGAGCTGCCACTGTTGATGAGGTTGCAAATCTGGCTGAACAGTTGTATGCCGCCGATGTTAACAAGGCTGTTAGCAGTGACATTAATTTGAATCTGCAATATAAGGCGTCTAGTGCCCAGACCAGCTCAGGAACAGATTTTTCCAGCCAAAA CCTTTTTAGCTATGTGAATGAAGCCAAACTGTTTGCCCGTCCAACATTTGCGCGCTTCATTGCTCTGCTTGACAATTATATCAAGACCACAGGAACAGTGGAGTCAGTGCCCGCTGCAGAGATCACAGAGCAAAATGCTTTCATAGATGAAATCTTCAAGACCTCTGTTCTGAGCATACTGTCAAATTTCTTAGTTTCCACAG GTTATTACACTTCTTCTGCAAGCTTCAAGGCTGACCTAAAAGAGATGTGGTTTGGACTGTACACTCGCACCAAAGGACCCTTGGATTCTTCCGGCTTTGAGCACATTTTTCATG GTGAAATCCATAGTGGGAAGATATCTGGATTCCACAGCTGGGTGCAGTTCTATCTACAGGAAAAGGCTGGTCAAATTAACTACCTGAGTTACAGTGCGGATGGTGCA TGGACAAGTTATCCTGATGTATACGGGTTTCAATTCAAGTGGAACACCTACCTGAAGACTCTTGGCTCAATGTTTATCGGAAGCAGTCCtgagtttgaaattgcagtattATCTCTGTGTTATATAACCCGCCCTGATAGTCT GTGCACTGTCAGAATTGGTGGTCAGACCCTCAAAATACAAACCTACACCTGGGCCAACTCAACATATGGAAGCGGCAAGAGATATGTGGCATCCGGTTACCCTGTGGTTTAG